From a single Rhizobium lusitanum genomic region:
- a CDS encoding AAA family ATPase — MTIKKNNRSLPKQYFDPYGEEESDALSLPTHLAVIAMSRFIRPFLKKKSAFVGAFVVPPGGDLNSYRRAASWLLDDLVRVKPKEGYNYTVLVADENDLHDDFESFRRLKKLKRAIIIIADKQLLKDEIRLAADVVAELPAPSVGDHRIAAWRMGFGNISDADAAFLASQPPIRAALAIRQGRPIADIIKRMRLYPPSTAVTKGVPSGPTLHDLSGYGKAKAWGLELAEDLKAWRDGSITWEDADRGVLLSGPPGSGKTSFAAALAKTCDVPFVSASAAQWQSEGHLGDMLKAMRRSFSDAEAVRPCVLLIDEFDSIGSRTEDAGGNSSYQRQVVNAVLELLDGAHSREGVIVVGATNYPYLIDPALLRAGRLERHFEIGLPDEDTRAGIFRYYLRGRLSDEDVKIVASDAEGWSGADIEKCVRQARRSARRHDRDLTFADVKDAMPPTLKIPMAMQRLTAAHELGHAIVGVLVEADSLISVSISETVRVEGGPQLVGGALFQERMFTRKTSTYFQNKIAVLLAGIAAEELLFRDFGSGAAGNPDADLNKATELATMMEIKWGFGGSLAVELADTPKRLAALRSTRKGLQQAVDATLTTQFERAKSLLQDNRNALLDMHIRLLKEKFLTADDVRAAVEAADTRQTGETRAWKS; from the coding sequence ATGACGATCAAGAAGAATAATAGAAGTCTCCCCAAGCAATATTTTGACCCCTACGGCGAAGAAGAGAGTGATGCGTTATCCCTGCCCACTCATCTGGCGGTCATCGCAATGTCGCGATTTATCCGCCCCTTCCTCAAGAAGAAATCGGCATTCGTCGGTGCCTTTGTGGTGCCGCCTGGCGGGGATCTCAATTCTTATAGGCGAGCGGCGTCTTGGCTCCTCGACGACTTGGTTCGGGTAAAACCGAAGGAAGGCTACAACTATACAGTACTGGTGGCCGACGAGAATGATCTGCATGATGACTTCGAATCGTTCAGACGCCTGAAGAAGCTAAAGCGCGCGATTATCATCATTGCCGACAAGCAGCTCCTGAAAGACGAAATCCGCCTGGCGGCAGACGTCGTTGCGGAACTACCTGCTCCGTCCGTCGGCGACCATCGCATCGCGGCATGGCGGATGGGGTTCGGAAATATCAGTGACGCGGACGCTGCGTTTCTCGCCAGCCAACCGCCGATCCGCGCAGCGCTCGCAATCCGTCAAGGACGTCCAATTGCCGACATCATCAAGAGGATGCGCCTCTATCCGCCGAGTACAGCCGTCACCAAGGGTGTGCCGTCAGGACCGACATTGCACGACCTGTCGGGCTACGGCAAGGCAAAGGCCTGGGGACTGGAACTCGCCGAGGACCTAAAGGCATGGCGCGACGGGTCGATTACCTGGGAAGACGCAGATCGCGGCGTCCTTCTTTCGGGGCCGCCGGGATCGGGCAAGACGTCATTTGCTGCGGCGCTGGCGAAGACCTGCGACGTCCCCTTCGTGAGTGCATCTGCGGCGCAATGGCAATCCGAAGGCCATCTCGGGGACATGCTCAAGGCAATGAGAAGGAGTTTCTCAGACGCCGAAGCGGTTCGCCCTTGCGTGCTTCTGATCGACGAATTCGACTCCATCGGAAGCCGAACGGAAGATGCTGGAGGCAATTCTTCCTATCAGCGCCAGGTCGTGAACGCTGTCCTCGAACTCCTTGACGGAGCACATTCAAGGGAAGGCGTGATCGTCGTCGGCGCGACAAACTACCCTTATCTGATCGACCCAGCCCTGCTGCGCGCCGGCCGCCTTGAGCGCCATTTCGAAATCGGGCTTCCCGACGAGGATACACGTGCGGGCATCTTCCGTTACTATCTGCGCGGACGCCTGTCCGACGAGGACGTCAAGATCGTGGCATCGGATGCGGAAGGCTGGTCTGGCGCGGATATCGAGAAGTGCGTCCGGCAGGCGCGCCGCAGCGCCCGTCGGCATGACCGCGACCTGACCTTTGCCGACGTCAAAGATGCAATGCCACCCACCCTGAAAATTCCGATGGCTATGCAACGGCTCACGGCGGCACATGAGCTCGGCCACGCAATCGTTGGCGTTCTGGTGGAAGCCGATAGCCTGATCTCTGTTTCGATCAGCGAAACGGTTCGAGTGGAAGGAGGGCCGCAACTCGTGGGCGGAGCTCTGTTCCAGGAACGTATGTTCACGAGGAAGACCTCGACTTACTTCCAGAACAAGATCGCGGTTTTGCTTGCGGGGATCGCCGCCGAAGAACTCCTGTTCAGAGACTTCGGGAGCGGCGCGGCGGGCAACCCCGATGCCGACCTGAACAAGGCAACCGAGCTGGCCACGATGATGGAGATTAAATGGGGCTTCGGCGGCAGCTTGGCCGTCGAACTCGCGGACACGCCAAAACGACTGGCGGCGCTGAGATCGACGCGCAAGGGTCTTCAGCAAGCGGTAGATGCGACACTGACAACACAATTCGAGAGGGCAAAATCGCTGCTCCAAGATAACAGGAATGCGCTCTTGGACATGCACATCCGGCTTCTCAAGGAGAAGTTTCTGACGGCCGATGATGTCAGGGCGGCGGTCGAGGCTGCGGACACACGGCAGACTGGGGAGACACGTGCATGGAAGTCCTAG
- a CDS encoding RDD family protein, with protein MADWHYAVGQDQNGPISDEELHSLIKSGKIDRETYVWRDGMDNWQHAGEHPDLAKAFVSPPPPLPSVNPPRLPPPAFQPISPKPGGVITSRPWPRFWARFIDNLILVPLLGFGVGTATAIYAPDIYLQLLTMNSGLFGVLMLPFVALLLALSMILTGSTIGKAIVGVRVSVPTGRKRVGFFLTREFQVWASGLGLGIPFVALFTQIHQYRRLSSGNSTSYDEGNPIVIANPSTLRLGLAVVIALAVFCGNIFLRVADEDASRNLTTTQTWINPVTNRSAIIAKTWQPKEMETNGGRAFYFASNELLAEAIFGYEQYPSVGVNALSYAEAIKQALASSVTITSEWRPITVQSMPGLRATGNSVKFKDSVVEVTIVVSGKNAWRTITFARGSSPQQSAEKDKFVQAMFGTVN; from the coding sequence ATGGCAGATTGGCATTACGCCGTAGGGCAGGACCAAAACGGTCCCATCAGCGACGAGGAACTCCATTCACTCATCAAGAGCGGAAAGATCGATAGAGAAACCTACGTGTGGCGCGACGGAATGGATAACTGGCAACACGCCGGGGAACATCCCGACCTTGCCAAGGCGTTCGTATCGCCGCCGCCGCCGCTGCCGTCCGTCAACCCGCCGAGGCTGCCGCCTCCGGCGTTTCAGCCTATCTCACCGAAACCCGGGGGCGTTATCACGTCGCGGCCATGGCCCCGTTTCTGGGCGAGATTCATCGACAATCTCATACTCGTCCCGCTGTTGGGATTTGGTGTTGGAACTGCGACCGCTATTTACGCACCCGACATCTACCTGCAACTCCTCACGATGAATTCCGGTCTGTTCGGCGTACTCATGTTGCCATTCGTCGCGCTGCTCCTCGCTCTCTCTATGATCCTGACAGGTTCAACGATCGGCAAAGCCATCGTTGGCGTGCGCGTGTCCGTCCCAACTGGTCGTAAGCGTGTCGGGTTTTTCCTGACAAGAGAGTTCCAAGTGTGGGCTTCCGGTCTCGGTCTGGGCATCCCGTTCGTCGCGCTTTTTACGCAAATCCACCAGTACCGCCGCCTCTCATCAGGTAACTCGACGAGCTATGACGAAGGAAATCCGATCGTCATCGCCAATCCCTCGACACTGAGACTCGGTTTGGCGGTCGTCATCGCGCTGGCCGTCTTCTGCGGCAACATCTTCTTAAGGGTCGCGGATGAAGACGCTAGCCGCAACCTGACGACCACCCAGACCTGGATTAATCCGGTGACTAATAGGTCAGCGATTATTGCCAAGACCTGGCAACCCAAAGAAATGGAGACCAACGGTGGCCGTGCCTTTTACTTCGCTTCGAACGAACTGCTGGCCGAAGCCATTTTCGGCTACGAACAATATCCGTCCGTAGGGGTAAACGCTCTCAGCTATGCGGAGGCAATCAAGCAGGCACTAGCGTCCAGCGTCACCATAACTTCAGAATGGCGGCCGATCACGGTCCAGAGCATGCCGGGCCTGCGTGCCACAGGAAACTCTGTGAAATTCAAGGACAGCGTGGTCGAGGTGACCATTGTCGTGTCTGGCAAGAACGCGTGGAGGACGATCACCTTTGCCAGAGGCAGCTCTCCGCAGCAGTCGGCCGAGAAAGACAAGTTTGTCCAGGCCATGTTCGGGACTGTGAATTGA
- a CDS encoding class I SAM-dependent methyltransferase produces MHLAPEYGIGLFIKNIVGKGYEAFDISPERYPPELNTRLLDLVTGAEKLPSQHYDIVLHSHVMEHLPCNETAVLYHLHRSLKPGGKHIFCIPIHDGHYESDLGNLSGEERTRRFHQHDHIRRFGLADFQNTIGMIFDLKLFDLERLVGATQLRSNAIPEEGWRGVSGHMYYFAEKDDIKLKE; encoded by the coding sequence ATGCATCTCGCACCGGAATACGGCATCGGCCTATTCATCAAGAATATCGTCGGCAAGGGCTATGAGGCTTTCGACATCAGCCCGGAGCGATATCCTCCGGAACTCAATACCCGGCTCCTCGATCTGGTCACAGGTGCCGAAAAGCTGCCATCGCAGCACTACGATATCGTTCTGCATTCACACGTCATGGAACACCTTCCATGCAACGAAACCGCAGTGCTTTATCACCTGCACAGAAGTCTGAAGCCTGGTGGGAAGCATATTTTCTGCATTCCGATCCATGACGGGCACTACGAGAGCGACCTCGGAAATCTTTCAGGCGAAGAGCGGACCAGGCGGTTCCATCAGCACGATCACATCCGCCGTTTCGGTCTCGCCGACTTCCAGAACACCATCGGCATGATTTTCGATCTGAAACTCTTCGATCTCGAACGGCTTGTCGGTGCCACCCAACTGCGGTCAAACGCGATACCTGAGGAAGGATGGCGCGGCGTCTCCGGACATATGTACTACTTCGCCGAAAAGGACGACATCAAATTGAAAGAATAG
- a CDS encoding recombinase family protein: MVIEWSQKNGDTTSPERPKVPAATYVRMSTDHQKYSTDNQLAVIHRYAEKNGFEIIQSYADEGKSGLRLVGRDALQNLLTDVEGGRANYKAILVYDVSRLGRFQDPDEAAEIELRCKRQGILVHYCAEQFANDGSMGSSIIKTMKRAMAGEYSRDLSVKVFNGQANLIRLGYRQGGAPGMGLRRQLVDQNGVPKGELARGEHKSIATDRVILIPGPEEEIRIVRRIYDLFVIKGQIEAEIAAILNAEGILTDWDRPWTRGTVHQVLINEKYVGHNVWGRTSFKLKQSHVRNPEGEWVRANGAFTGIVPVEMFQRARETIAARADRLSDDAMLEKLAKVLENQGYLSGLIIDEMEDCPSSSSYSHRFGSLLRAYALVGFVPDHDYRYLQINQALRRMYPDLLAGVIQGLRSAGGSVSQDRETDLLTINEEFSASVVIVRCLQTAAGSLRWKMRLDTVLRPDITVVVRMGPGNLEPYDYYLLPLFDMHQAVLRLCEFNGLSLDAYRCETLSRFYAMAARRSFSEVA; encoded by the coding sequence ATGGTTATAGAGTGGAGCCAGAAGAACGGCGATACGACCTCGCCCGAGCGGCCAAAAGTTCCGGCCGCGACTTACGTTCGAATGTCCACTGACCATCAAAAATACTCGACCGACAACCAGCTCGCTGTCATCCACCGATATGCCGAGAAAAATGGTTTCGAAATTATCCAATCATACGCTGATGAAGGGAAGAGTGGATTGCGCCTAGTTGGCCGTGACGCTCTTCAGAATTTACTCACCGATGTTGAAGGTGGTCGGGCGAACTATAAGGCCATTCTCGTGTACGACGTCAGCCGCTTGGGCAGGTTCCAGGACCCTGACGAGGCCGCAGAAATCGAGCTTCGCTGCAAGCGGCAAGGAATTCTTGTGCACTATTGTGCCGAACAGTTTGCAAATGACGGGAGCATGGGCTCCTCGATTATCAAGACCATGAAACGGGCAATGGCTGGCGAATATAGTCGCGATTTATCAGTCAAGGTTTTTAACGGTCAGGCCAATCTCATCCGGCTTGGTTATAGGCAGGGCGGCGCTCCTGGCATGGGTTTGCGTCGCCAACTCGTTGACCAAAATGGTGTTCCCAAAGGGGAGCTGGCACGCGGCGAACATAAGAGTATTGCGACCGACAGGGTCATCCTTATTCCCGGTCCGGAGGAAGAAATCCGAATTGTGAGAAGGATTTACGACCTCTTTGTCATCAAGGGCCAGATCGAGGCCGAAATCGCAGCGATCCTGAATGCAGAAGGAATTTTGACCGACTGGGATCGACCATGGACTCGTGGCACTGTTCATCAGGTACTGATCAACGAGAAGTATGTCGGGCACAACGTCTGGGGTCGCACGTCATTCAAACTCAAGCAATCGCATGTAAGGAACCCTGAGGGCGAGTGGGTTCGTGCCAACGGAGCATTTACAGGTATCGTACCTGTCGAGATGTTCCAAAGAGCCCGTGAGACCATTGCTGCTCGTGCAGATCGTTTGTCCGATGACGCGATGCTGGAAAAGCTTGCCAAGGTCCTCGAAAATCAGGGGTATCTGTCCGGCCTGATTATTGATGAGATGGAAGACTGCCCATCCAGCAGTTCCTACTCCCATCGTTTTGGCAGCCTGTTGCGTGCCTACGCGCTGGTCGGGTTCGTCCCGGACCATGATTATCGCTATTTGCAGATCAATCAGGCGCTCCGCCGTATGTATCCCGATCTTCTCGCCGGGGTAATTCAAGGTCTCCGATCAGCAGGCGGTTCTGTTTCGCAGGACCGGGAGACGGATTTACTGACTATTAACGAGGAGTTTTCCGCTTCAGTCGTCATCGTTCGCTGTTTGCAGACAGCAGCGGGATCGCTCAGGTGGAAGATGCGCCTGGATACGGTGCTCAGGCCTGACATCACGGTCGTGGTCCGAATGGGGCCAGGCAACCTCGAACCATATGACTACTATCTATTGCCGTTATTCGACATGCATCAGGCTGTGTTGCGGCTCTGCGAATTCAACGGTTTGTCTCTTGATGCGTATCGCTGTGAGACGCTGTCGCGTTTTTATGCGATGGCGGCCCGCAGGTCATTCTCGGAGGTGGCGTAA
- a CDS encoding plasmid partitioning protein RepB C-terminal domain-containing protein: MVAVPAQKVEMIPINKITVVNPRIRNKKHFKEIIANIGEIGLKRPITVTRRMEASGPFYDLVCGQGRLEAFRALGQQEVPALVVNANKEDCLVASLVENCARRQHRAVDLLQDIGAMHERGHGIPEIARMTGLSAEYVYAVVRLIEKGEERLLRSVESGQIPFSVAVEIADAEDQDIQAALQSAYEKKLLRGKKLLIAKRIVEIRRRRGRTLKYDTSNPRPRPMSSEALLKAFEDDVDRKRMLIRRAETAKARLTFITAAIRKLLADAQFNAILSEEGFASLPEALAAKLQAAGGSSR, from the coding sequence ATGGTTGCGGTTCCTGCACAAAAAGTCGAGATGATCCCGATCAATAAGATTACGGTGGTCAATCCGCGTATTCGTAACAAGAAACACTTCAAGGAAATCATCGCAAATATTGGGGAGATTGGACTGAAGCGCCCGATCACCGTGACGCGTCGGATGGAGGCCAGCGGACCATTCTACGATCTCGTGTGCGGACAGGGGCGTCTGGAGGCGTTCAGAGCACTGGGACAACAGGAAGTACCAGCTCTTGTCGTCAATGCGAACAAGGAAGATTGCCTAGTCGCAAGCCTTGTTGAGAACTGCGCCCGTAGACAACATCGAGCAGTTGATCTCCTGCAGGACATCGGTGCGATGCATGAGCGAGGCCACGGCATTCCAGAAATCGCCCGAATGACCGGTCTTTCCGCTGAATATGTCTACGCCGTTGTTCGTTTAATCGAGAAAGGCGAGGAACGGCTACTAAGATCGGTGGAATCCGGCCAAATTCCATTCAGCGTTGCTGTGGAGATCGCCGACGCCGAAGACCAGGATATTCAAGCCGCTCTTCAATCTGCGTACGAGAAAAAGCTCTTGCGCGGCAAGAAATTATTGATTGCCAAGAGGATCGTCGAAATACGCCGACGGCGCGGCAGGACATTGAAATATGATACCTCCAACCCCCGCCCGCGCCCTATGTCATCGGAGGCCTTGCTCAAGGCATTTGAAGACGACGTTGATCGCAAGCGTATGCTAATACGCCGGGCGGAGACCGCCAAAGCTCGCCTTACCTTTATTACGGCGGCCATTCGCAAACTCCTGGCGGATGCTCAATTCAATGCCATCTTATCCGAGGAGGGATTTGCCTCACTTCCCGAAGCGCTGGCAGCGAAACTCCAAGCGGCAGGAGGATCATCCCGATGA
- a CDS encoding plasmid partitioning protein RepB C-terminal domain-containing protein, translated as MKSPVFGSSIPLAFENMSLRIPIAEILPLKQLSPAALKSMKYGQIAASIAEVGIIEPPVVIRDRRQPDKFHLLDGHVRLDVLAKRGETEVVCLVATEDEAYTYNRRISRLATIQEHKMILKAIEKGVPEERLARALNVNISSIRHKKNLLDGMCDEAIDMLKEKHVPINTIGELRKMKPMRQIEAAGLMVVMNKFSVSYAKSLVAASPDSMLVAPKKKIAGLSEDQILLMERESATLDREFKAIEHDYGTDHLDLVLAVGYVTRIISNARVVRHLAEFYPEILSEFTKMTTVRKAA; from the coding sequence ATGAAATCCCCTGTGTTCGGTTCATCTATTCCGTTAGCGTTCGAAAACATGAGCCTGCGAATACCGATAGCCGAAATTCTGCCTCTGAAGCAGCTATCACCTGCCGCACTGAAGTCTATGAAATATGGGCAAATAGCGGCTTCGATTGCGGAGGTAGGTATCATCGAGCCTCCAGTCGTCATCCGAGACAGACGACAGCCGGATAAATTTCATCTTTTGGACGGTCATGTCCGTCTCGACGTCCTTGCCAAGCGCGGCGAGACCGAAGTCGTTTGTCTGGTTGCCACAGAGGACGAGGCTTACACGTATAATCGCCGTATAAGCCGTCTAGCCACGATCCAGGAACATAAGATGATCCTGAAGGCAATTGAAAAAGGCGTGCCCGAAGAACGCTTGGCGCGGGCACTCAATGTAAACATTTCGAGCATTCGTCATAAGAAGAACTTGCTGGATGGGATGTGCGACGAGGCTATCGACATGCTCAAAGAAAAGCATGTTCCTATCAACACAATCGGCGAATTACGAAAAATGAAACCTATGCGGCAGATCGAGGCCGCTGGATTGATGGTCGTAATGAACAAGTTCTCGGTCAGCTATGCCAAGTCGCTGGTTGCCGCCAGTCCCGACTCTATGCTCGTGGCTCCAAAGAAAAAGATTGCTGGACTTAGCGAGGACCAAATCCTGCTTATGGAGCGGGAGTCGGCGACGCTTGATCGTGAGTTCAAAGCCATAGAGCATGATTACGGCACCGATCATCTCGACCTCGTGCTCGCTGTTGGCTATGTGACGCGGATAATAAGCAATGCGAGGGTGGTACGCCATCTCGCGGAGTTTTATCCGGAAATACTATCCGAATTCACTAAGATGACCACAGTCCGTAAAGCAGCGTAA